The following is a genomic window from Synechococcus sp. JA-2-3B'a(2-13).
CAACCCGTTTCGGCCGGCGGGCTGTACGGCTGGCTATCCTGCCCCACGAGTTGCTGCCGATCTGGTGTTGCTCAGCAGCCGCTTGTTGGATGAGGGTGCTTTGGATGTGGTGCCCGGCAACCCCAAGGTGCTGTTTCAGCCGGGAGACTATCTGATTGACGGGATCCGGGTGCAAGGAGTACGCATGCCCCGTGGCCCTCGCTTTGGCGTAAACGTGGGTTGGCGCTGGCGCATGGCTGGGATCGACATTGTCCATTTGGGAGGGGCGCTGCAGCCAATTACGCGGGAGCAGTCCATCCTGCTTGCTCGTCCCGACCTGTTGCTGGTGCCAGTGGGGGGTGGGCCGAAAAATTACGATCCTGCCGGGGCCAAGGCGGCCATTGAGGCGCTGCAGCCCAAGCTGGTCATCCCCACCATGTATCGCACGGCCGCCGCCGAGGAATCCCAATGCGAGCTGCTGCCGCTGCAGGAGTTTTTGCGTCTCTTCCCCGCTGCTGCCCCGCAACCTGCCCTCAGCAACCCGTTGCTGCTCTCGGCCCAGGCTCTGCCCAGGCAGGGGCTCGCCATCCTTTTCTTTGAGGAATAGGGCTATGCGAGGTCAGGTCCTAAAAATCGCTGTCGGACTGGGATCCCTGCTAGTGGGGGGTCTGGGATTCTATGGA
Proteins encoded in this region:
- a CDS encoding MBL fold metallo-hydrolase — translated: MKRRQLLQASAGLLGSMAVNLARGRKAGAQTAPAQGSETPTTPGSIEFTPGSSSQGLQLTWLHHSCVLFEGEGQRFLVNPFRPAGCTAGYPAPRVAADLVLLSSRLLDEGALDVVPGNPKVLFQPGDYLIDGIRVQGVRMPRGPRFGVNVGWRWRMAGIDIVHLGGALQPITREQSILLARPDLLLVPVGGGPKNYDPAGAKAAIEALQPKLVIPTMYRTAAAEESQCELLPLQEFLRLFPAAAPQPALSNPLLLSAQALPRQGLAILFFEE